One region of Jeotgalibacillus aurantiacus genomic DNA includes:
- a CDS encoding VOC family protein, with translation MRFTYFDAVQIRMARPTDKMEDIIHFYENGLGLKKVAAFQGHDGYDGVMYGLPGTAVHLEFTSHESGSPCPDPGRDQLLVFYIPDAKQLEETASRLLKMGYPQVEPENPYWKEKGVTIEDPDKWRIVLMNTEGLK, from the coding sequence ATGAGGTTTACATACTTTGATGCCGTACAGATCAGAATGGCAAGACCGACTGATAAAATGGAAGATATCATTCATTTCTATGAAAATGGACTCGGCTTAAAGAAGGTGGCCGCATTTCAGGGACACGATGGGTATGATGGGGTGATGTATGGTTTGCCGGGTACAGCAGTGCATCTGGAGTTTACGAGTCACGAGTCAGGCAGCCCATGTCCGGATCCGGGACGCGATCAATTGCTTGTGTTTTATATTCCTGATGCCAAACAGCTGGAGGAGACAGCGAGTCGGCTATTGAAAATGGGCTATCCTCAGGTCGAACCGGAGAACCCTTATTGGAAGGAAAAAGGTGTCACGATAGAAGATCCGGATAAGTGGAGGATTGTTTTGATGAATACGGAGGGGCTTAAATAA